Below is a genomic region from Echinicola rosea.
TTAAACCAAAAAGTGTAATGGAATACTCTTAATTTATCTAAAAGGCAAAATGAAAGTATGAAGATAGGCCCATGGAGCCAAGAAAAAAGTGTAGGGGCTATATTCCAGCAAGGTCATGCTTTGATTCGTTGATCCATTTGGGCTGTTTCCGACACTTGTCCCGAGCATACAAAATAAATTTAGACGAAGAACCATTCCTCTGGCAGGTGAATTGGAATTGCCCCTCCAGTAAAGACTACCTAAAGTCCCGTTGATAAAACGAAAATCAACCTGTTAAATAGTGGAGGTCAATGGTCATTTTCCAATATTTTCTGAAGCTCGACTGGAGGCACCCATTCCCTCATTTCCTTTATGTAGGCGTTGACATATCCGGTAAGTCCTAGGCTTCGTGCGGCACTGATCATTTTGCCCCATAATTTGGGGTCTTTGTTGAATTCTGCGGCACTTCTCAAAAGTTCATAGCGCGCTTCTGCAGAAGAGGCTGTCTTTGCGGCCATGAGTACGACGGGCGTAAAGTAAGGATTGGAAGATACTGGGGCATTCTCTGGGAAATATGCTTTCAGGAGGGGGCTTTCGGGAGAATTCTCCATTTCTTGTCTCGCAATGGACACCAGCTCCTGGATATAATGGCGATCCAGTTCGTTATGGGAAAACAGGTAATTGCTGATTTTTTCGATTTCATTTTCTGAGAGCCAGTGCCCCTTTTTGAATAGGATTTCATGGGCAAAAATCACCTTTAGCGGTCCTCCTTCCATTGAATCCAATTGGGCAATGAAATCCACCTTGGTGGCTTTGTTAAGCCCTGCAAGGTGACCAAAGTATAAGCTTTCTTGGGTTGAGTTGGTAGCGGGATCTTGTTCGGTTGCCATCCATTTTGGGAACTCCAAGTCGTATTTGTCGGCAATTTTAAAGGAAAGGTCCTTTTTGCCACCAAAATAAAGAATGGGCAAGTGGTCGGCCTTAAGATCCCTGAAGCCCATCATTTCGGCCATTTCAAGTTCATTGGCGGCTTTTTCAAAATCCGCTTCACCTGTCAATATTTGTGCGGCCAAGGCGTGGAAATATCCCGCAGATCCATTAAAATCGATGGCCAGACCATTGAGATACTTTAGGGTTTCACCGATATGATGCGCCTGATAGCTTCTGATCACTCGGGTGATACGTAGCTCTTGCTGGGCAGCGGTATGCTGTTCGTGGCTATACAGCGAATCCACCAGTGCGATATCCTGTGCCAGTGGGGCGGTGGTTTGGTTTGTCCATTGGTTTCGGAGAATGGCTTGCTGGATAAGTGGAGCGTCAAGTGGTTCAGCAGTCAGGGAGAAAGCTGCAAAATTCCCCAAAACGTTTTCATATGCCAAGGAATTGATCTTGGCAATTTTGTTCTTTCCGGGAGTAGGCATGCTTTCGATGCGGAGCAAGTGCTTTACTTGAAGCCCAATTTGATTGGCCAGCATGGTTGGGTCGGCGTTCGCTTCATCTTCCAGTAGCTCAAGGGCTTGTTGTCCTTTATTGCTTTTGCTGTAAAGCAGCGCCAGGTTGTTTTTGATATGGCCGTTATTCGGAAACATTTCCAAGCCTTTTTCCAGGTAGAAAAGGGCGTCAAAATAGCGGTTACGCTTGTGGGCCATGTTGGCAGCCAGTAATACCTCCGCCACTGAAGGCTCCCATTCAAAAGCTTCTTCCATTTGTTGCTTGGCCAGAGTAAGTTGGTTTTCGCCTTCATAGAGTAATGCCGTAGCTACTTTTGCTTTGCTGTTGCGGCGGTATCTGATCCAGCTGTTTTCAAATAGAATGCGCGCTTCCAAAGGCCGATCGGTGGCGTAGTAGTAATCTGCTGAGAAATTGGTGGAGCTGGTGCTAAGTTGTGGAGCAATGACCCCGTCCGCATAGACAATCAAGGAGAGCAAGGCGATAAACGAACCTATACGCATATGGAGGTAAGCGAAATATTTGGGCTTGAAGATCACCTCATCCACCGGTTTTCCCGAATTCATAAATCCCAGGAAATTGGCCATTAGGTAAAAGAAAAAGAGTAGTGACATGGCGATCTGCGTGTACAGCAGCCAATGGTCCAGAAAATCTTGCATGGGCTCGTTCATGGAGAAATCAGCCTTCCAAAAGACCATTGCCGTGATCCCAAAACCAATCCAATAGAAAGCGCTTCCGACAATTGTCCAGTCGAATGGCTGGGCTATTTGGTCCAGCTTGGCCTTTACTTCAAACCAACCTAAATATCCCGCCAATAGGGCCAGGGGAAAGAGTGGTGGGTAGGTGATGGGAAGAGAAAAACTGCCCGTGTGGTGCAAGTAGATCGCTAATAGCAAGAGCAAATACACCATGGTGAATGCCGTGATATGCCAGGAGATCTTAAGTCCAACACCGCGATTGAGCTTGGTAAGCAATAAAAAAAAACTTCCCACCACTGCATGCCCCACATACAGCAGGAAAATGGCAGCAATGCCCAGTGTGGTCAAGCCAATGTTTTCGGAAAACAACAAGGCTGGATTCATCGCAGGGCTTAGGGATAGTAAGCTGGCGATGGTCAGCCAGATGATAGGGATGATGATCAAGCTCCTTTTGAGCAGCGAAATGTGCTCATAAAAAATGTGAATGATCATGCCGGGAATCGTGAAGCCAACGATTAAAATGATCAAGGAGAGATTGCTGCTGACGCCTCCAATATTGAGGGCGTTAACACCACTGAGGGTGAGGAGGACGATGACCAGCCCCATGCCACCGATAAAGTAGTATCGCTTAAAGGTGGTGATCAAGGTGATGCCCAAGCTGATCAGTAGGCCGGTGACCGCGCCAAAGAAATACGTCTTTGTTGCTTGTGGCACTGGAGCCCGCACTTCATAGTTTTGGAAGATAAGGTAGTTTTCTACTTTTAGCGGATAGCTGCTGATGCCCCAGTTGAAGATATCAAGAGGTACCTCTACCATTTCTGAAAACAATCCCGGCTGCAAAGGCAACGCCTCACCTGGAGCGAAAAAATGCTGATAACACAAAAGAAAACTGCCAATGATCACGATGAGGATTGGCAGTTTTTGAAATATGATGTTGCTGGTCTTGTCTATGGGATACTCAGGCATTATTCTAGCACCTTAGGCACACGGAAGTAATCAGAATCCTTTTGGGGGGCATTTTTAAGGCCTTTTTCATGGGAAAGGTGCTCCCCGACAGTGTCTTCCCGCAGTACATTTACTTCCGAGGACATGGTGGTAATCGGTTCTATTCCTTCTGTGTCCACTTGCTCTAAGTGCTCCACCCAGTCCAAGATCTGAGTCATGTCCCTGGTCATTTTCTTGGCACCGTTTTCATCAAATTCGAGGCGGGCCAAATGAGCAATTTTCTTTAACGTATTGATGTCAATTTTCATGTTAAATATTTTTTTGGTAAATCTGCTGGGTCAATTGTCCTTCCAAAGCTGTTCTTGGATGATTTGATGACAATTCGACTTCATGTCGGCCACTGCTTTTTTGCCTGAACCTTCAGGTATCATGGGCGCATGAATGACCACTTTTACCGTTTTATAGTGCAATAAGAATTTATTGTCGTCCGGCAAAATTAAATGATTATAGGATAAAGTTACAGGAATTATAGGGATTTGTTTTTCAAAAGCGAGATTAAATGCTCCATCTTTGAACGAAGAGATCGTTGGCGGATCGGTGCTTCGGATGCCTCCTTCTGGAAAAATAATGATGCTGCTTCCTTCATCAATGATTTCCTTGGTCCGTTTGAGGGTTTCTCCCCTGCTTCTGAAGCTGGCCCTGTCCACAGCAATGTGAAGTTTCCTGAACATGTAACCAAAAAGTGGAACTTTGCCTATGGAGCTTTTTCCAACAAATACAGCATCACCGGACATCAAACCGATCACGGGAATGTCCAGATAGGAAAAGTGGTTGGCCACAATGATGTATTGGGAGTGCTTCTTCAGGTGATGCCTGTTTTTTACTTTTACTGGCATAAACAGCCCCGTGAAGAAGACCTTCGCCCAGATACCGTTGAGTTTTCTGCCGTATTTTTTCAGCCCCGGCACTTCTATAGTGATGATGAAAAGAGGGAGCAGCACCAAGAATGACCCCAAAAAGATAATGGTGCCGTATGTCGAATAAATCCTCCTGAGTAATCGCATACCGAAATTATTGGTTGATCATGTGATTGGCTACTTTCACGAAGTAGCTCATCATGAGCTCTTTGATGTTTTGGTCGATGGCGATTTTGTCCATCGCCGTAAACATGGTGCTTAGCCATTGGTTTCGCATGTGGTCATCGATGGCCCATTCCAAGTGCCGCATGCGGAGTCTTGGGTGTCCCCGCTTGTCGGAATAGGTGGCAGGGCCGCCAAAAACCTGTAGTAAAAACAAAAATAAGCGTTCCTCAGCAGCATCAAGGTCGTTGGGGTATAGGGCTCTCAAGGCTTCATTATGAGCCACACCTTCATAGAAATGCCTTGCCAGTTCTTTGATTTTTTCTTCTCCTATGGCTTGATAGACCGTTTGGAATTCATTCATGGGGCTTTAAGTGATAGTTATGGCAAACTTAATTAAAAATGCTTAAAACAGTACCAACTACAGTATGTCAGATACCATGGAACCGGTAATGATCCGTAACTTCCAGACCAATGCCGGTTAACTGATTTTTTTCACCTTCAAAGAAGTGCCTTCCGTACTGATGACTTTTATTTTTTCACCTTGATCGATAAATTCTCCCCGAGAATGGGCGTCATAGAGTTGGTCGTCTATCAATATTTTTCCACTTGGCATTAGTCTGGTGTGGGCAGTGCCTTCTTTCTGAAGCAAATCATCGGAATACCAATAGGAGGTGTAACCATCCTCTTTTTTTTGGGTGGTGGTCAAAGTGATCTTACTGAATGCCTTCCATTCGTTTACTTTGGGAGCCAGCATGAAAATTCCTCCGATGGCCAATACAGAGGCCAATATTACAGTGACCAATGCCGCGAACAGTTCCTCGGAAGGCACAAAGGAAAAGTCAAATACATCATTGGGCAGCATGCCAAGGGTCAATCCTGTCAGGATACAGACGATTCCCAGAATACCAGCCACACCAAAGCCCGGTATGACGAAAAGCTCTAATGCAAGCAGGATAATCCCCAATACAAAAACGATGATTTCCCAGTTTTCGGTCAAGCCTGTCAAGTAATAGGGGATAAAATATAAAATCACAGCGGTGACCGCTGCTGCTAGCGGGAAACCTATTCCTGGAGTCTGGATTTCGAAGTAGATTCCTCCTATAATGATCAGTATCAAGAAACCACTGATCGCAGGATTGAGAAAAATGCTGATGATTTGTTCCACGATACTCATTTCGTGTTCAATGAGTTCGTAATCCTGTATGCCAAATTGCTTTATAGCCTCATCGATTGACCTGACTTCTGCTTCACAGAATCCATTTTTAATCGCCTCTGAAACCGAAAATGTAATAACAGAGCCTTCTTCGGTGATGCCTTCTATCACCAATTTTTCATCCACCATTGCTTCGGCAATTTTGGGATCTCTACCGTTGGCTTCGGCTGTGCTTCGCATCATGGAGCGCATATACGACTGGTATTTGTCGGGTGCCGCTTCCCCAGATCCGCCCATGACGACGGTGGCTGCTCCAATGCTGGCACCGGGAGCCATATAGATACTGTCACAAGCGATGGATATCAGCGCTCCTGCAGAGGCGGCGTCTTTATCGATAAATGATATCGTAGGGATGTTGGCCTCTAATAGCATCGTACGGATATCGTCTGCGTCATTCACCGCACCACCATACGTGTCCATGTGGATCAGCAGTATGTCTGCTCCGACCACCGAGGCTTCCTCCAAGGCTAATTGTACTTTTCTGTTCATCCGAGGGTCGATATTGTCCTGAATCTCGAGGACGTAAACTTTTTTGATGCTCAAGGAGTCGGTGGTCGCCAAAAGGTGAAAATGGGACAGCAATAAAAATGAGCAGAGGAAAAAACGAATGGTCTTCATAGATAAATTTTAGTAGTGATTACCGCTACTGGTGGAGATAATGCTCCTTTTGAGTGTTGTAGCGCATATTGCAACCATTTATTTGAAAAGGCTACTATAAATATAGCGGTTTTATCACAATTACCGTTTAGAAACTTTAAGAGGAATCAATCAGGAAATTTCTATTGATTGAAAATTTTAGCAGTATTTTTGTTGTAATTTGCAGCTAAGAAAAAAGCGCAAATTCAAGCTTAATTGCTAATAGTAATCACAACAGGAAATATGAGTTTTACAGTGAGTATGGACAGTTTTATCAAAAGTGTAAGTTTAGTCATTCTTATTTTTTTTACAGGTACAGGGGCTGCCTTTTCGACAGGAGCAGCCAGGGATTCGGTAGGAGTGGAAAAGGTCGGGGACAAGACGTTTATTATTCATGAAGTGACGGCAAAAGAAACGTTATTTGCCATATCCAGGCGATATGAAACGCCCGTGGGAGATATCATCAAGAATAATGACGAACTTAAGCAAGGTCTGAAAATCGGCCAGCGCATTAAAGTGCCATATATTCCCAAAACAGAAATTCCCGAAGGAGCGGTGCTGCACAAAGTGAGTCCAGGGGAAACGCTTTTTTCTGTTGCACAAAAGTACAATGCGTCTGTTTCTGATGTGAAAGCCTGGAATGACCTGAAGGGAGATGACCTAAGTGTGGGGCAGGCATTGATCATAGAAGGCGCTAAACCAAAGGAAACTCCAAAAAGAGAGGCTCCTGAATTAAGGGGCAATCCCACTGAAGTAAAGCAAGCACCTGTAGCGGCGACCCCTGCGGAGACGGCCAAAAAAGAAAAAGCTGATGATAAGAAAAATAAAAAAGAAAAGGAACCTACCAAAGAAGCCCAAGAGGTCGAGGAGCCACAAGGCGAGCAACGCATAGAAGATGTCGCTGCGGACGAATCAACGGGATGGATCACCCATACGGTAAGAGATGGAGAAACGCTTTACTCCATTTCCAAAAAGTACAATGCCAATATGGGAGATTTGATCAATTGGAACGTACTTTCGTCCAATAACCTCAGGGAAGGACAAAAACTAAAAGTAGGAAGGAAAGAAGGTGCAGTCAACAATCCTTCCAAACCTGCGGAGCCAGTAGTCACTTCCAGTGAGGATAAGGTGGTGACTACTCCAGAAGAGGAAGAAGCAGCCACAGCGGCGGCGGTAAAAAAGGCTTCCAATGAAAGTACCGCATATAAAAACATTAAGGAATCTGGACAGGCTGAAGTAATCGAAGGCACGAGCAATCACAAGAAATACTTGGTACTGCATAAAACTGCGCCTGTTGGAACGATCATGAGGATCCGAAATGAAGAAAATGATGTGACTATTTTTGCCAGAGTGGTTGGAAAGCTTCCTGATACTGGCGAAAATGAAGAACTATTGATAAAGGTATCCCAAGCGGCTTTTGACCAATTAAGAGCGGTGAACAACCGTTTTAGGGTCGAAATATCGTATTAAGGAAGCTTGAAATTCCAAAAGGCTGGATCCATAGCAATGTGCTTGATGCAGCCTTTTTTTGTTTTTTGGTCATTAGGGTGGAGTGATGAAAATAAGTGAACCGAAGATCTTAATGGTAAATTGATCGTGGGGCAAAAACAGGTCATTTTGTTAATTGCTGATAATTAGGCTATTTTTGCAGGGACGTTTGCTTGAATGAATGAATAAAATCCAACTCATATTCCACCACATTTTCAGGTTTATTTGGAACCTGATATTTATCGTTTCCTATCCTATTTTAGCCACTTTTGGATTGGTTTTTATAGGTGTGACCTATTTTTTTTCTTGGATATCCAGACTGTTGACGCGTATCAAAAAGAAGGAGTCCATTACTGAGATCAATACGCCCGAGTGGGAGCCACTATCCAAGGAAGTAGAACTGCTGGAAGGAAAACTCCATAAGCAGATTATGTTTGGGCCCTCTTGCTATAATGTCCGGCGTAAAGACGGAGTGCCTTCAGTACTTGAAGATTTTGTTTTTGGGACGAAGGTAAAACTAATCGATGAAGGTTATATCTTGGAAAAGTGGAATACCACTGATGCAAAAAAGCTTCCGGATTTTGACGTGTGTCTTTATGAGCCTGATGAAGACCGGCTTATACCCTTGACCAATATCAAATGCTTCGACTGGCATCTCGCAGAGAAGGAAGAAAAGGAGCTGTGTTTTAAGTGGTTTGATGGTATTCAGGGCGGCGAAGTGAAAGTGGACTTATGAAAGACCTAAAAGCCTTTTTGGATGAAAAAGCGGCGTTGTATAATCAGCCTGGATTTATCGTATCGGATCCCATATTGATCCCCCATCGGTATTCCAAAAAACAGGATATTGAGATTGCAGGTTTTTTTGCTGCGATACTGGCTTGGGGACAGCGAAAGACCATTATTAATAAGTGTACAGCGCTGTTGGCCAAGATGGACGATGCACCGCATGATTTTATGTTGCACCATCAGGAGCATGACCTGAAGCGATTTCTGGACTTTAAGCACCGTACATTTAACGATATTGATACGCTATGGTTCATTACTTTTTTAAGCAGGTTCTATAAAGAACATGATAGCTTAGAGGAGGCTTTTACCCATGGGTGGACAGGTGATGTCGATGTGATGGGGGAGTTGTTGACCAACTTCCACGACGTTTTTTTCAATGATCCCGAAGCCCCGCTAAGGACCCGAAAGCACATAGCTACTCCAAAGCGAAAAGCAGCTTGCAAACGTATCAATATGTATTTAAGATGGATGGTCAGGCAGGATGACTGTGGTGTGGACTTTGGGATTTGGAATAAAATCAAGCCCTCCCAATTGATCTGTCCTTGTGATTTGCATGTGGATAGGGTGGCCAGAAAGTTGGGGTTGGTTGAGCGAAAACAAACCGACTGGAAAACAGCCGTAGAATTGACTGAGCGATTAAGGGAGTTTGATGCGAATGATCCTGTGAAATATGACTTCGCCCTTTTTGGATTGGGAATAGAAGAGCGCTTTTGAAAAAATGAGACTGCTGAATTGTAGGATTGTAAAATAGGTGATCGATTTTACAACCCTACAATTTTTTCATAAAGCAGTTATTTATTTTGCGCCCCAAGTGTCTGGAGACTTTCTCCATTCGGCCAGGGATTGGAGATCTTCATCAGAAGCATAGTTGTTCTCAATGGCCTGGGGGAGCATGGCTTCATAATCACTGAGGCAAATCAGCTTAACGTCAGCCTCTATAAAATTCTGACGTGCTACTTCAAATCCATATGTAAAGATGGCTGCCATTCCCAATACTTCGAAGCCTGATGCATGAAGCGCTTCAATAGCCTTCAGAGAGCTGCCGCCAGTAGAGACCAAGTCTTCTATGACCACAACTTTTTGACCTTTGGTGACCTTG
It encodes:
- a CDS encoding tetratricopeptide repeat protein; this encodes MPEYPIDKTSNIIFQKLPILIVIIGSFLLCYQHFFAPGEALPLQPGLFSEMVEVPLDIFNWGISSYPLKVENYLIFQNYEVRAPVPQATKTYFFGAVTGLLISLGITLITTFKRYYFIGGMGLVIVLLTLSGVNALNIGGVSSNLSLIILIVGFTIPGMIIHIFYEHISLLKRSLIIIPIIWLTIASLLSLSPAMNPALLFSENIGLTTLGIAAIFLLYVGHAVVGSFFLLLTKLNRGVGLKISWHITAFTMVYLLLLLAIYLHHTGSFSLPITYPPLFPLALLAGYLGWFEVKAKLDQIAQPFDWTIVGSAFYWIGFGITAMVFWKADFSMNEPMQDFLDHWLLYTQIAMSLLFFFYLMANFLGFMNSGKPVDEVIFKPKYFAYLHMRIGSFIALLSLIVYADGVIAPQLSTSSTNFSADYYYATDRPLEARILFENSWIRYRRNSKAKVATALLYEGENQLTLAKQQMEEAFEWEPSVAEVLLAANMAHKRNRYFDALFYLEKGLEMFPNNGHIKNNLALLYSKSNKGQQALELLEDEANADPTMLANQIGLQVKHLLRIESMPTPGKNKIAKINSLAYENVLGNFAAFSLTAEPLDAPLIQQAILRNQWTNQTTAPLAQDIALVDSLYSHEQHTAAQQELRITRVIRSYQAHHIGETLKYLNGLAIDFNGSAGYFHALAAQILTGEADFEKAANELEMAEMMGFRDLKADHLPILYFGGKKDLSFKIADKYDLEFPKWMATEQDPATNSTQESLYFGHLAGLNKATKVDFIAQLDSMEGGPLKVIFAHEILFKKGHWLSENEIEKISNYLFSHNELDRHYIQELVSIARQEMENSPESPLLKAYFPENAPVSSNPYFTPVVLMAAKTASSAEARYELLRSAAEFNKDPKLWGKMISAARSLGLTGYVNAYIKEMREWVPPVELQKILENDH
- a CDS encoding lysophospholipid acyltransferase family protein — protein: MRLLRRIYSTYGTIIFLGSFLVLLPLFIITIEVPGLKKYGRKLNGIWAKVFFTGLFMPVKVKNRHHLKKHSQYIIVANHFSYLDIPVIGLMSGDAVFVGKSSIGKVPLFGYMFRKLHIAVDRASFRSRGETLKRTKEIIDEGSSIIIFPEGGIRSTDPPTISSFKDGAFNLAFEKQIPIIPVTLSYNHLILPDDNKFLLHYKTVKVVIHAPMIPEGSGKKAVADMKSNCHQIIQEQLWKDN
- a CDS encoding globin domain-containing protein is translated as MNEFQTVYQAIGEEKIKELARHFYEGVAHNEALRALYPNDLDAAEERLFLFLLQVFGGPATYSDKRGHPRLRMRHLEWAIDDHMRNQWLSTMFTAMDKIAIDQNIKELMMSYFVKVANHMINQ
- a CDS encoding NfeD family protein, yielding MKTIRFFLCSFLLLSHFHLLATTDSLSIKKVYVLEIQDNIDPRMNRKVQLALEEASVVGADILLIHMDTYGGAVNDADDIRTMLLEANIPTISFIDKDAASAGALISIACDSIYMAPGASIGAATVVMGGSGEAAPDKYQSYMRSMMRSTAEANGRDPKIAEAMVDEKLVIEGITEEGSVITFSVSEAIKNGFCEAEVRSIDEAIKQFGIQDYELIEHEMSIVEQIISIFLNPAISGFLILIIIGGIYFEIQTPGIGFPLAAAVTAVILYFIPYYLTGLTENWEIIVFVLGIILLALELFVIPGFGVAGILGIVCILTGLTLGMLPNDVFDFSFVPSEELFAALVTVILASVLAIGGIFMLAPKVNEWKAFSKITLTTTQKKEDGYTSYWYSDDLLQKEGTAHTRLMPSGKILIDDQLYDAHSRGEFIDQGEKIKVISTEGTSLKVKKIS
- a CDS encoding TIGR02757 family protein, translated to MKDLKAFLDEKAALYNQPGFIVSDPILIPHRYSKKQDIEIAGFFAAILAWGQRKTIINKCTALLAKMDDAPHDFMLHHQEHDLKRFLDFKHRTFNDIDTLWFITFLSRFYKEHDSLEEAFTHGWTGDVDVMGELLTNFHDVFFNDPEAPLRTRKHIATPKRKAACKRINMYLRWMVRQDDCGVDFGIWNKIKPSQLICPCDLHVDRVARKLGLVERKQTDWKTAVELTERLREFDANDPVKYDFALFGLGIEERF
- the gatC gene encoding Asp-tRNA(Asn)/Glu-tRNA(Gln) amidotransferase subunit GatC, giving the protein MKIDINTLKKIAHLARLEFDENGAKKMTRDMTQILDWVEHLEQVDTEGIEPITTMSSEVNVLREDTVGEHLSHEKGLKNAPQKDSDYFRVPKVLE
- a CDS encoding LysM peptidoglycan-binding domain-containing protein; amino-acid sequence: MSFTVSMDSFIKSVSLVILIFFTGTGAAFSTGAARDSVGVEKVGDKTFIIHEVTAKETLFAISRRYETPVGDIIKNNDELKQGLKIGQRIKVPYIPKTEIPEGAVLHKVSPGETLFSVAQKYNASVSDVKAWNDLKGDDLSVGQALIIEGAKPKETPKREAPELRGNPTEVKQAPVAATPAETAKKEKADDKKNKKEKEPTKEAQEVEEPQGEQRIEDVAADESTGWITHTVRDGETLYSISKKYNANMGDLINWNVLSSNNLREGQKLKVGRKEGAVNNPSKPAEPVVTSSEDKVVTTPEEEEAATAAAVKKASNESTAYKNIKESGQAEVIEGTSNHKKYLVLHKTAPVGTIMRIRNEENDVTIFARVVGKLPDTGENEELLIKVSQAAFDQLRAVNNRFRVEISY